From the Mycoplasmatota bacterium genome, one window contains:
- the ffh gene encoding signal recognition particle protein, translating into MAFDSLSDRLQSALKKVTRRGALTENDIETMMREVRLSLLEADVNYRVVKEFTNEVKQKALGEKVLKSITPGQQVVKIVHEELKKVMGNVSENLTFKIHGITVFMMVGLNGAGKTTHSGKLALYCRKKLNKKPLLVAADVYRPAAVDQLVTIGKQLNVPTFEMGTTVTPMEIVNKALDYAKDNQFDVVIIDTAGRFHINEELMLELEKIKEIAKPDEILLTVDAMTGQDAVNVAQSFHEQLDVTGVVLTKLDGDTRGGAALSIRKVTGVPIKFMGLGEKLDQLEIFHPERMADRILGMGDVLTLIEKAQDAIDEEEAELMAKKFKNATFDYNDFLKQIKQIKKLGNIKGILKLIPGLGSQLKNIDIDENQFNYISAIINSMTEKERKNPDLINSARKHRISKGSGRDISEVNRMTKQFEEMRKMMRQMMNMNPRDMERMMNNMNRPGGMSSSGNVGYSKGKGKGKNRGNRAPWH; encoded by the coding sequence ATGGCATTTGATAGTTTATCAGATAGATTGCAATCAGCACTAAAAAAAGTAACCAGACGAGGTGCATTAACTGAAAACGACATTGAGACCATGATGCGCGAAGTCCGATTATCACTACTTGAGGCAGATGTTAATTATCGAGTTGTTAAAGAGTTTACAAATGAGGTAAAACAAAAAGCTTTAGGAGAAAAAGTATTAAAATCAATTACTCCAGGACAACAAGTAGTGAAGATTGTTCATGAAGAATTGAAAAAAGTTATGGGAAATGTTAGTGAAAATTTAACTTTTAAAATTCATGGAATTACTGTTTTTATGATGGTTGGTTTAAATGGTGCTGGGAAAACGACCCATTCAGGAAAGCTAGCATTATACTGTCGTAAAAAATTGAATAAAAAACCATTACTTGTTGCTGCTGATGTGTATCGCCCTGCTGCAGTTGACCAATTAGTGACAATTGGTAAACAACTCAATGTACCAACTTTTGAAATGGGTACTACAGTGACGCCAATGGAGATAGTAAATAAAGCATTAGATTATGCAAAAGATAATCAGTTTGATGTTGTGATTATCGATACGGCTGGTCGTTTTCATATTAATGAAGAATTAATGCTTGAATTAGAAAAGATAAAAGAAATCGCAAAACCTGATGAAATATTATTAACTGTTGATGCGATGACTGGTCAAGACGCTGTGAATGTTGCACAGTCTTTTCATGAACAATTAGATGTAACAGGTGTTGTATTAACAAAGCTTGATGGAGATACGCGTGGTGGTGCTGCCCTATCTATCAGAAAAGTTACTGGTGTTCCAATTAAATTTATGGGACTTGGTGAAAAATTAGATCAATTAGAAATATTTCATCCTGAACGTATGGCAGATCGTATATTAGGGATGGGAGATGTGCTTACTTTAATAGAAAAAGCACAAGATGCTATTGATGAAGAAGAAGCAGAATTAATGGCTAAGAAGTTTAAAAATGCTACTTTTGACTATAATGATTTCTTGAAACAAATTAAACAGATAAAAAAATTAGGAAATATAAAAGGAATTCTTAAATTGATCCCTGGTTTAGGTTCTCAACTTAAGAATATTGATATAGATGAAAATCAATTTAATTACATCAGTGCAATTATTAATTCAATGACAGAAAAAGAAAGAAAAAATCCAGATTTAATTAACTCGGCAAGAAAGCATCGTATCTCAAAAGGGTCAGGTAGAGACATTTCTGAGGTTAATCGTATGACTAAACAATTTGAAGAAATGCGAAAAATGATGCGACAAATGATGAACATGAATCCTAGAGATATGGAAAGAATGATGAATAATATGAATCGACCAGGTGGTATGAGTTCAAGTGGAAATGTAGGTTATTCAAAAGGAAAAGGGAAAGGAAAAAATCGTGGGAATAGAGCCCCATGGCATTAA
- a CDS encoding YbjQ family protein, whose translation MFLSTTDFIPGKDIMEHKGFVKGATIRAKHIGKDLLAGLKTIVGGEIKVYKQALDEARDIAIQRMTDEASKLGANAIICVRLQTSQIMQGATEMIAYGTAVVIEDKKLTVL comes from the coding sequence ATGTTTTTAAGTACAACAGATTTTATACCAGGCAAAGACATTATGGAGCATAAAGGATTTGTAAAAGGCGCAACTATTCGTGCTAAACATATTGGAAAAGATTTATTAGCTGGGCTTAAAACGATAGTTGGGGGAGAAATTAAAGTTTATAAACAAGCACTAGATGAGGCAAGAGATATTGCGATACAAAGGATGACTGATGAAGCAAGTAAATTAGGCGCAAATGCGATCATCTGTGTTCGATTGCAAACATCACAAATTATGCAAGGAGCTACAGAAATGATTGCTTATGGAACAGCGGTAGTCATAGAAGATAAAAAATTAACGGTTCTATAA
- a CDS encoding ABC transporter ATP-binding protein, producing the protein MEKNRGTIKIIHSLFKMLPKRQWFILAIIFILAVSTTEIASAYFIQVMTDSAISKDLSQFYYTLIFLLILTVFEISFIYFRTKLLGNYSESGLKFIREKLSNQYNQLDMETFTTNHTGDYVSRATNDVNKVKNFLNDTFAGLIWYPLTGIGAFVYLLIFSWKLTLVSLAVIPIVFIGVNLLSKPLTLVSKKLQEKLGVANSHIQDYIKGVEVSKAYQLEGVLGENYYEIIDESVGQGKKIAKKRALINSFSNLFSLIPFFITFSFGGYLVINGEMSVGDLLAFINLLNYVTNPIIVLPRLFTTAKVDLAACSRIFDMLDSKTERTDGQIHKINNHSPIIEFKNVDFKYSDQTDLVLKDINLSINRGESIALVGPSGGGKSTIMRMLLGYYNHYEGSINIYGEELKTWNLTELRRRLSLVSQDTYLFPDSIEENISYGKLNEEISFDEIQNAAKIANAHHFIESLPNQYLTPIGELGNRLSGGERQRLSIARAVIKNSEILLLDEATSSLDNESESLVQEALERLMKNTTSIVIAHRLSTIKNVDRILVIDDGKIVEVGTHQQLLSKDGIYKGLYQKQMKIENEEEGKVA; encoded by the coding sequence ATGGAGAAGAACAGAGGGACAATAAAAATTATTCATTCATTATTTAAGATGTTACCTAAAAGGCAGTGGTTTATATTAGCAATCATTTTTATTTTAGCTGTATCTACAACAGAAATAGCGTCAGCTTATTTTATACAAGTGATGACAGACTCAGCTATATCAAAAGATCTTAGTCAATTTTATTACACGTTAATTTTTCTATTAATATTAACTGTTTTTGAAATTTCTTTTATTTATTTTAGAACGAAATTATTAGGCAATTATTCAGAGTCAGGGTTAAAATTTATAAGAGAAAAATTATCTAATCAATATAACCAGTTAGATATGGAAACATTTACCACAAATCATACAGGAGATTATGTATCAAGAGCAACTAATGATGTCAATAAAGTAAAAAACTTTTTAAACGATACATTTGCTGGTTTAATTTGGTATCCACTTACCGGAATAGGTGCATTTGTCTATTTATTAATTTTTAGTTGGAAATTAACATTAGTTTCATTAGCTGTTATTCCAATCGTTTTTATCGGTGTTAATTTGTTAAGTAAGCCATTAACATTAGTTAGTAAAAAATTACAAGAAAAATTAGGTGTGGCTAATTCACACATTCAGGATTATATTAAAGGCGTTGAGGTAAGTAAGGCTTATCAGCTAGAGGGGGTTTTAGGAGAAAACTATTATGAGATAATTGATGAAAGTGTAGGACAGGGTAAAAAAATTGCGAAAAAAAGAGCTTTGATCAATTCATTTTCGAATCTATTTTCACTTATACCTTTCTTTATTACCTTTTCTTTTGGAGGATATTTAGTTATTAATGGAGAAATGTCAGTTGGAGACTTGCTAGCTTTTATAAATTTATTAAACTATGTGACGAATCCGATTATAGTCCTTCCAAGATTATTTACAACGGCAAAAGTTGATTTAGCAGCTTGTAGTCGAATATTTGATATGTTAGATAGTAAAACAGAACGAACAGATGGGCAAATCCACAAAATAAATAATCATTCGCCAATCATTGAATTTAAAAATGTAGATTTTAAGTATTCAGATCAAACCGATTTAGTATTAAAAGATATAAATCTTAGTATAAACAGGGGTGAATCAATCGCTTTAGTAGGACCAAGTGGGGGAGGGAAATCAACCATTATGCGAATGCTTTTAGGCTACTATAACCATTATGAGGGATCAATTAATATCTATGGAGAAGAATTAAAAACGTGGAATTTAACTGAATTAAGAAGACGATTATCACTAGTATCTCAAGATACATACCTCTTTCCTGATAGTATAGAAGAAAATATAAGTTATGGAAAATTAAATGAAGAAATTTCATTTGATGAGATACAAAACGCAGCTAAAATAGCTAATGCGCATCATTTCATTGAATCACTGCCAAATCAATATCTAACACCTATTGGAGAGTTAGGAAACCGATTATCAGGCGGAGAGCGTCAAAGACTATCCATTGCACGAGCGGTTATAAAAAATTCAGAAATTTTACTTCTAGATGAAGCAACCTCAAGTTTAGATAACGAATCAGAAAGTTTAGTTCAGGAAGCACTAGAACGATTAATGAAAAATACAACAAGTATCGTTATCGCACACCGTTTATCAACTATTAAAAATGTTGATCGTATTTTAGTGATTGATGATGGTAAAATTGTAGAAGTGGGTACACACCAACAACTATTATCTAAAGATGGAATATATAAAGGTCTTTATCAAAAGCAAATGAAAATTGAAAATGAAGAAGAGGGGAAGGTCGCATAA
- a CDS encoding ABC transporter ATP-binding protein: protein MKRNCFIRILSYMKKNIFIYLISLLILGLCGFAVQAFLATLFNEMFDAIERGNINQMLQSVKFYALLIVGIFLIFPIFAYIVNKIIYITTGNIRKAVFQKLEKLPVSFFKNNHSGDIVSRMTNDISETEKVYDTIFTEVVVTLIIAIGGIFYSFYLDWRLAIISIIGAGLTLFVNLYYVKILRVLGKKVQENLALLNKTLTNLLDGVHVIRVFNLQKLMMKKIGNNNQDVYDVSVKRVNTQAVISALNALSGFISFGGLMCVGVYLSIQGSTTIGAIVAIAQLQNGIRNLARLLGTFITNMQSSLAASERVFEVLDEEEEPVSYTLETENNKTNHIIDMENLSFKYDDNLVLEKLSLSIPKGKVYALVGPSGGGKSTVFKLILNFYKPSSGDLLINGESISQQKITDIRKQMAYVPQDAYLFTGSIEDNIRHGNKDATQEEIIQAAKAANAHEFIIEMENGYNTKVGERGTQLSGGQRQRIAIARAILKNAPILLLDEATSALDTESECLVQEALNQLMIGKTTLVVAHRLQTIQNADQILVLKDGHIVEQGTHDELLTLGNVYKNLYNKQFKVA, encoded by the coding sequence ATGAAAAGAAATTGTTTTATAAGAATTTTATCATACATGAAAAAAAACATATTTATTTATTTGATCAGTTTATTAATCCTCGGGCTATGTGGCTTCGCGGTTCAAGCATTTCTTGCAACACTATTTAATGAAATGTTTGATGCAATCGAGAGAGGAAATATAAATCAAATGTTACAATCGGTTAAATTTTATGCGCTCCTTATTGTTGGTATTTTTCTTATCTTCCCAATATTTGCATATATCGTTAATAAAATAATTTATATAACAACAGGAAATATTAGAAAAGCTGTTTTTCAAAAGTTAGAAAAATTACCTGTATCATTTTTTAAAAATAACCATAGTGGTGATATTGTTTCAAGAATGACAAATGATATATCTGAAACTGAAAAAGTATATGATACTATTTTTACAGAAGTGGTGGTTACATTAATAATTGCAATAGGTGGAATCTTTTATTCATTCTATCTAGATTGGCGCTTAGCCATAATTTCTATTATTGGTGCAGGACTTACCTTATTTGTGAACTTATATTATGTTAAAATATTGCGGGTTTTAGGTAAAAAAGTTCAAGAAAACTTAGCTTTATTAAATAAAACTTTAACAAATTTGTTAGATGGAGTCCATGTTATTCGCGTGTTTAATTTACAAAAATTAATGATGAAGAAAATTGGCAATAATAATCAAGATGTTTATGATGTTTCTGTTAAAAGAGTTAATACTCAAGCTGTGATATCAGCATTAAATGCACTTAGTGGATTTATTAGTTTTGGTGGGTTAATGTGTGTCGGCGTTTATTTATCAATACAAGGTAGTACGACTATTGGAGCAATTGTTGCGATTGCCCAACTACAGAATGGGATTAGAAATCTTGCAAGATTATTAGGGACATTTATAACGAATATGCAATCATCACTAGCTGCTTCTGAGCGTGTTTTTGAAGTACTCGATGAAGAAGAAGAACCAGTTAGTTATACATTAGAAACAGAAAATAACAAGACAAATCACATTATAGATATGGAGAATTTGTCATTTAAATATGATGATAATCTTGTATTGGAAAAATTATCTTTAAGCATTCCTAAAGGGAAAGTATATGCTTTAGTTGGTCCGAGTGGTGGGGGGAAATCTACAGTATTTAAGTTGATTCTTAATTTCTACAAGCCTAGTAGTGGAGATTTATTAATAAATGGTGAATCAATAAGTCAACAGAAAATTACTGATATTAGAAAACAAATGGCTTATGTTCCACAAGATGCCTATCTATTTACAGGGTCAATAGAAGATAATATTCGTCATGGTAATAAAGACGCCACACAAGAGGAAATAATACAAGCAGCAAAAGCAGCTAATGCACATGAGTTTATAATAGAAATGGAAAATGGATATAATACTAAAGTAGGAGAACGTGGTACACAATTATCAGGAGGCCAGCGTCAAAGAATTGCGATTGCTCGAGCAATTTTAAAGAATGCGCCTATTCTACTGTTAGATGAAGCCACATCAGCCCTTGATACAGAATCAGAATGTCTTGTACAAGAAGCTTTAAATCAATTAATGATAGGTAAAACAACACTTGTTGTTGCCCATAGGTTACAAACAATACAGAATGCAGATCAAATACTCGTTCTAAAAGATGGTCACATTGTAGAACAGGGTACACACGATGAGTTATTAACACTTGGGAACGTTTATAAGAATTTATATAATAAACAATTTAAAGTTGCATAA
- a CDS encoding helix-turn-helix transcriptional regulator yields MKNIKMKLSRIEKDLSQEDLSIIVGVTRQTIGMVENGKYNPTLKLCLKICKALDKSLNDLFWSE; encoded by the coding sequence TTGAAAAATATTAAAATGAAGTTATCCCGAATTGAAAAAGATTTATCACAGGAAGATTTATCAATTATTGTTGGAGTGACGAGACAAACAATTGGTATGGTTGAAAATGGAAAGTATAACCCTACACTAAAATTATGTCTTAAAATATGTAAGGCACTAGATAAATCTTTAAATGACTTGTTCTGGTCTGAATAA
- a CDS encoding methyltransferase domain-containing protein, translating to MDDLKLVIDYYQEYEEDKRLFRDNAHKIEFLTTVHYLDQFIKPNMRVLEVGAGTGIYSYYYANKGVQVTAFELVDKNINILNEKLQYNAPIEIIQGDARDLSIFKENHFDVVLCLGPLYHLHSDKHKKQCINECLKVVKPNGLVAFSYINNYMAFINEALYDNRFLTIENIDNMLDNFSIGGHFCFLNPDKIELLLNDFPFVIKHHIAVDGLNYTLKDSINNFNDRTFNNWFYYHLRTCEDKSILGYSSHGLIVGNKR from the coding sequence ATGGATGATTTAAAACTTGTTATTGATTATTATCAGGAATACGAAGAAGACAAACGTTTATTTAGGGATAATGCACATAAAATAGAATTTTTAACAACCGTTCACTATCTAGATCAGTTCATAAAACCTAATATGCGTGTTCTAGAGGTAGGTGCTGGTACTGGTATTTATTCTTACTATTATGCAAATAAAGGCGTTCAAGTAACTGCCTTTGAATTAGTAGATAAAAACATTAATATATTGAATGAAAAACTTCAATATAACGCACCTATTGAAATTATTCAAGGAGATGCCCGTGATCTATCTATTTTTAAAGAGAATCATTTTGATGTAGTTTTGTGTTTAGGACCACTTTATCATCTTCATAGTGATAAACATAAAAAACAATGTATAAATGAATGTTTAAAGGTAGTAAAACCCAATGGATTGGTTGCATTTAGTTATATTAATAATTATATGGCTTTCATTAATGAGGCGTTATATGACAACCGTTTCCTTACGATTGAAAATATTGACAATATGTTAGATAACTTCTCAATCGGCGGACATTTCTGTTTTCTAAATCCAGATAAAATAGAATTACTCCTAAATGACTTTCCATTTGTGATTAAGCACCATATTGCAGTGGATGGATTAAATTATACACTAAAAGATAGCATAAATAACTTTAATGATAGGACATTTAATAATTGGTTTTACTATCACTTAAGAACTTGTGAAGATAAATCGATTTTAGGATACAGTTCACATGGGCTTATAGTAGGAAATAAAAGGTGA
- a CDS encoding GNAT family N-acetyltransferase, with translation MKIKVYDTLTEYMNETFSFLAQYELQNNLIIGNCIRAKEYHQDTRNFFLATVKNENDDIKTIVMQTPPFPLLIFEVGNKACNEGLECLIDYLLQQKIDIPGIVTEKQLSKRFLDRYIKKTNISTKVNMNMRIYRLDKVQYRENDKGYLRKATMDDLYYIPYWNDAFAHECDIEIRTSDFLLRVDKFKKQIEFGYLYVYEDNIPVSMIAAGRKTLNGIILNNVYTPPHYRKKGYATNMVSDVCTQLLDDGYQFCGLFTDLKNPISNSIYQKVGFYPVCDYDEIAFIRK, from the coding sequence ATGAAAATTAAAGTATATGATACCTTAACAGAGTATATGAATGAAACCTTTTCATTTTTAGCTCAGTATGAACTTCAAAATAATTTGATAATTGGAAATTGTATTCGTGCGAAAGAATATCATCAAGATACAAGAAACTTTTTTTTAGCAACAGTTAAAAATGAAAATGATGACATAAAAACCATTGTTATGCAAACGCCACCCTTTCCACTTTTAATCTTTGAAGTGGGAAATAAAGCTTGTAATGAGGGATTAGAATGTTTAATCGATTATCTATTACAACAAAAAATAGATATACCTGGGATTGTTACTGAAAAACAATTATCAAAAAGATTTCTTGATCGCTACATAAAAAAAACAAATATTAGTACCAAGGTAAATATGAATATGCGTATCTATCGTTTAGATAAAGTTCAATATAGAGAAAATGATAAAGGTTATTTACGAAAAGCAACAATGGATGATTTATACTATATTCCTTACTGGAATGATGCGTTTGCACATGAATGTGACATTGAAATTAGAACATCTGATTTTTTATTAAGAGTTGATAAATTTAAAAAACAAATTGAATTTGGTTATTTATATGTTTATGAAGATAACATACCAGTTAGCATGATAGCTGCAGGTCGGAAGACTTTAAACGGGATTATCTTAAATAATGTATATACACCACCCCACTATAGAAAAAAGGGATATGCCACTAATATGGTATCAGATGTTTGTACGCAATTGTTAGACGATGGCTATCAATTTTGCGGTTTGTTTACTGATTTAAAAAATCCAATATCTAATAGTATCTATCAAAAAGTTGGTTTTTATCCTGTATGTGATTATGATGAAATAGCTTTTATAAGAAAATAA
- a CDS encoding DUF4194 domain-containing protein — translation MDNGQVLCFYNNYIGLHEKDKTNFSRIVNKLLYVNYLTNQKESDINDYYFITSHFDLFKLYFMLMECELLFDTTNRLISLFNKQGRNRLNLKLNESIVLLILRLLYDEKMREVSLMNQVIIHLEEIHDKYLSIGLQDRRISKTELKQILGLFSRYNLLNILDHQIKDDSSRIMLYPSLLYAVHIKDINEIFDKLTSYQKVGAICEEISSN, via the coding sequence ATGGATAATGGACAAGTTTTATGCTTTTATAATAACTATATTGGGTTACATGAAAAAGATAAAACAAACTTTTCGCGTATCGTTAATAAATTACTATATGTCAATTATTTAACGAATCAAAAAGAAAGTGATATCAACGATTACTATTTTATTACAAGTCATTTTGATTTATTTAAATTATATTTTATGTTGATGGAATGTGAATTATTATTTGATACGACAAATCGTCTTATTTCTTTATTTAATAAACAAGGACGTAATCGGCTAAATTTAAAATTAAATGAAAGTATCGTATTATTAATATTAAGGTTATTATATGATGAAAAAATGCGAGAAGTATCATTAATGAATCAAGTAATTATTCATCTAGAAGAAATACATGATAAATATTTATCAATCGGTTTACAAGATAGACGGATTAGTAAAACTGAATTAAAACAAATTTTAGGATTATTTAGTCGCTATAACTTACTTAACATTCTTGATCATCAAATCAAGGATGATAGTAGTCGGATAATGTTATATCCATCACTTCTATATGCAGTGCATATTAAAGATATCAATGAAATATTTGATAAATTAACATCTTATCAAAAAGTAGGTGCAATTTGTGAAGAAATTAGTTCGAATTAA